One stretch of Podospora pseudoanserina strain CBS 124.78 chromosome 4, whole genome shotgun sequence DNA includes these proteins:
- a CDS encoding hypothetical protein (COG:C; EggNog:ENOG503NXMU): MAPPKPHPPISTTLPPLLLGTATFNHQYVSDPLAMPYRDIVSRAISLGVKAFDTSPYYGPSEVLLGTALDSLMNPTASASNPLPIPLERESIFLVTKAGRIAGDEFDYSPTWIRYSILRSLQRLHTEYLDLVYMHDVEFVSPDEVLEAVKELRRLRDEEGLVRYVGISGFPAHVLASLAEMILDKTGEPLDAVLSYGHFTVQNRKLALPWVAGQTRPEESFSSPLARLKRAGVEVVLNASMLGMGLLTNRGIPLDERSEASPLAKWHPSLPELRGACKELAGITGTAGERLESVAIRWSLQEWARIGAAAGVGVQVPSTASGNDTAKVGATVCGVSSISELEETVAEWKGVLSSLGHAVDGKIDPAYGKERQDKVLRLVQNQLWPALGRWIDYAWASPGPGYVNTRPEEDKGRVPSDSIMIAYQQRLATRSTGDAQPK; the protein is encoded by the coding sequence ATGgcaccccccaaacctcaccctcctatCTCTACCACCCTGcccccactcctcctcggcaccgcaaccttcaaccaccaatATGTCTCGGACCCCCTGGCCATGCCCTACCGCGACATCGTCTCccgcgccatctccctcggcgTCAAAGCCTTCGACACATCCCCCTACTACGGCCCTTCCGAagtcctcctcggcaccgccctcgacagcctcatgaaccccaccgcctcggcctccaaccccctccccatccccctcgaGCGCGAgtccatcttcctcgtcacaAAAGCAGGGAGGATAGCTGGCGACGAGTTCGACTACTCCCCCACCTGGATCAGATACTCCATCCTGCGAAGTCTTCAGCGCCTGCACACCGAGTACCTCGACCTCGTGTATATGCACGACGTCGAGTTTGTCTCCCCAGACGAGGTCCTAGAAGCGGTGAAGGAGCTCCGGAGGTTGCGAGACGAGGAAGGGCTGGTTCGGTACGTGGGCATCAGCGGGTTTCCAGCCCATGTGTTGGCCAGCTTGGCCGAGATGATTCTGGACAAGACCGGGGAGCCGTTGGATGCGGTGCTAAGTTATGGCCACTTTACGGTGCAGAATCGCAAGTTGGCGTTGCCTTGGGTGGCCGGGCAGACGAGACCAGAAGAGTCATTCTCATCGCCGTTGGCGAGGCTAAAGAGGGCTGGTgtcgaggtggtgttgaatgCGAGCATGCTGGGCATGGGCTTGCTCACCAACCGGGGCATCCCCCTTGATGAGAGGAGCGAGGCCTCTCCGCTGGCGAAGTGGCATCCTTCACTTCCTGAGCTCCGGGGGGCGTGTAAGGAGTTGGCGGGGATTACTGGCACAGCTGGCGAGCGTTTGGAGTCGGTGGCGATTCGGTGGTCGTTGCAGGAGTGGGCGCGCAtaggggctgctgctggcgttGGTGTGCAGGTCCCATCAACTGCTTCCGGCAACGATACCGCCAAAGTGGGTGCTACCGTGTGCGGTGTATCGTCCATTAGCGAGCTTGAAGAGACAGTCGCGGAGTGGAAGGGGGTTCTGTCCAGTCTCGGCCATGCCGTTGACGGGAAGATCGATCCTGCATATGGTAAAGAACGGCAGGACAAGGTACTGCGACTGGTTCAAAACCAGCTGTGGCCAGCGCTTGGTAGATGGATAGATTATGCTTGGGCAAGTCCCGGTCCTGGCTATGTCAACACTCGTCCGGAGGAAGACAAAGGTCGGGTACCGTCTGATTCTATAATGATTGCATACCAGCAACGCCTGGCCACCAGGTCAACCGGAGATGCACAGCCGAAGTAG
- the SIP5 gene encoding SNF1-interacting protein (BUSCO:EOG09263RF8; COG:S; EggNog:ENOG503NWJ5), with product MGNASTKESRSGDGSHRSHHGASQPSVTGSLHADRSPGRRNRLSRGDLGVLGLVGGSSSHSEHHHERRETKQEREARRLERERVQRLAERERSMKEENVDGGFLVTMGTYVGVEDFNKQIVRQLQIERKIAPFWRGLNDLDDQWTEPQIIAAARGLPIPAADEVPPDELIPRPLSANDHTEGSRNINSLMVPIAGRTQSTTSEHSMSNPGSALPSPISSQPARTSSPFRPRGKALAAVLGGNSRNGSTTEIVPREINISNDPFVNGQPIEVFLYKNATECPICFLTYPPYLNQTRCCGQAICSECFVQIKRPDPHFPEGHNENDPNHNPEEAAGMLVSEPACCPYCTQPDFGVTYDPPPFRRGLAYSIAPAALSSMSTAMSSSSSVNSASLSPPAGAAGGGRRRTQSLSATSPNVILTDRIRPEWATKLQAARAHQARRAAAATALHTAAFMMGNTESRAFRSRFGRRNTGGSGSTGAPSGGQNNGEGDNGDSGSATPAGDADSSGQRGNRGGTSSIVVSPRMRAEELEEIMVMEAIRLSLAEEEERKRKEELEKAKQKTKEENKPTQVGGGPYDDGAGNSQASASSLSVERKRGNSASSNLRVEASVTNALATTAAAASGSAGDDNTKDKGKAVDRNTPITSDGSSATAASRPALATHQPAGPSHLSQMSSASSISSSILDSQPSSFTSPSTAQDPRGSGLSLESRSATEEGECQERDRDPSASTEPLLNFRSLAEVVGVSLEGENAGRRLSQIELEKSKLSEEPQQKATTTEQAGGNLLAEAAQNGAAQKQTGEEIERELLHLEAPSTSDPSLPPKVMVTPDTPAVEIGEDSKQLGYQTTTVERTHQLTQ from the exons ATGGGAAACGCCAGCACGAAAGAGTCGCGCAGCGGCGATGGAAGCCACCGCAGCCACCACGGCGCCTCTCAGCCGAGTGTCACCGGTTCTTTACATGCAGACAGGTCGCCAGGACGGCGGAATCGGCTGAGCCGCGGCGATTTGGGTGTCCTAGGCCTGGTGGGAGGCTCGAGCTCCCATAGCGAGCATCATCATGAGCGCAGAGAGACAAAACAAGAACGGGAAGCCCGCAGActggagagggaaagagtCCAGCGGTTGGCGGAAAGAGAGCGGAGCATGAAGGAGGAGAACGTCGATGGTGGATTTCTCGTTACCATGGGAACATACGTTGGTGTCGAAGACTTCAACAAGCAGATTGTTCGGCAATTGCAG ATCGAAAGAAAAATCGCCCCTTTCTGGCGAGGTTTGAACGACCTTGATGACCAATGGACAGAACCTCAAATTATTGCCGCAGCACGCGGCCTGCCGATTCCAGCTGCCGATGAAGTACCGCCTGACGAGCTGATTCCCCGTCCTCTGTCAGCAAACGACCATACGGAAGGCTCCCGGAATATAAACAGCCTCATGGTTCCGATCGCTGGCCGTACCCAGTCTACAACGTCGGAACACAGCATGTCTAACCCAGGCTCTGcgcttccttctcccatCTCCAGCCAGCCCGCTAGAACGAGCTCCCCTTTTAGACCGCGTGGCAAAGCTCTCGCCGCCGTGCTCGGCGGGAACTCTCGAAATGGCTCGACGACTGAGATTGTGCCCCGCGAAATCAACATTTCCAATGACCCGTTTGTCAATGGACAACCCATCGAGGTGTTCCTGTACAAGAATGCCACCGAGTGTCCGATCTGTTTTCTGACCTACCCGCCATATCTCAACCAGACGCGGTGTTGTGGACAGGCTATCTGCAGTGAGTGCTTCGTTCAGATTAAGCGACCTGATCCGCATTTTCCCGAGGGGCATAACGAGAACGACCCAAACCACAACCCCGAAGAGGCGGCCGGGATGTTGGTATCAGAGCCCGCCTGCTGCCCCTATTGTACTCAACCAGATTTCGGTGTAACATACGATCCGCCACCTTTCAGACGGGGCCTGGCATATTCTATCGCTCCCGCAGCTCTGTCATCCATGAGCACCGCCATGTCGTCCAGCAGCTCTGTAAACTCAGCTTCTCTGTCGCCCCCCGCGGGGGCTGCTGGCGGGGGTCGCCGAAGGACTCAGTCTCTCTCTGCAACCAGCCCAAATGTTATCTTGACAGACCGTATCCGACCAGAATGGGCAACCAAACTCCAAGCTGCGCGTGCTCATCAAGCAAgacgagctgctgctgccaccgctTTGCACACTGCGGCATTCATGATGGGGAATACTGAGAGTCGGGCGTTTCGGAGTCGTTTTGGGCGAAGAAACACGGGCGGTTCGGGATCGACGGGAGCTCCCTCAGGGGGGCAGAATAACGGCGAGGGAGACAATGGCGACAGCGGCTCTGCAACGCCTGCGGGTGATGCCGACTCCTCAGGTCAGCGGGGTAATCGTGGCGGAACATCCAGCATCGTTGTCTCTCCACGCATGCGCGCtgaagagctcgaggagaTTATGGTCATGGAGGCTATCCGTTTGTCGCTcgccgaagaagaggagcggAAACGGAAAGAAGAGCTTGAGAAGGCCAagcaaaaaacaaaagaagagaatAAGCCAACACAGGTGGGTGGCGGGCCTTATGATGACGGTGCAGGAAACAGCCAAGCAAGCGCAAGTAGTCTGAGCGTGGAGAGGAAGCGAGGAAACAGTGCTTCTAGCAACCTTCGTGTGGAGGCCAGCGTCACAAATGCGCTGGCAACGACTGCTGCAGCTGCGTCAGGTTCAGCAGGTGATGATAACACCaaggacaagggcaaggccgTAGACCGCAATACACCCATCACTTCTGATGGTTCTTCCGCCACCGCTGCCTCCCGACCAGCCCTGGCGACTCACCAACCTGCAGGCCCATCCCACCTCAGCCAAATGAGCAGTgcctcctcaatctcttcCTCTATCCTTGACAGCCAACCTAGCAGCTTTACATCGCCATCCACCGCTCAAGATCCGCGCGGAAGCGGTCTTAGTCTTGAAAGTCGTTCTGCCACCGAGGAAGGCGAGTGCCAAGAGAGGGACCGTGATCCTAGCGCCAGCACTGAGCCCTTGCTCAACTTCAGAAGTCTAGCGGAAGTGGTCGGGGTCAGTCTAGAGGGCGAGAACGCCGGAAGGCGACTGAGTCAAAtcgagttggagaagagcaaACTCTCGGAAGAGCCCCAACAAAAGGCGACTACGACAGAACAAGCCGGAGGAAACTTGTTGGCCGAAGCAGCACAGAATGGAGCTGCTCAGAAGCAAACTGGGGAAGAAATCGAGAGGGAGCTACTGCACCTAGAAGCGCCCAGCACTTCGGATCCGTCGCTTCCACCTAAGGTGATGGTTACACCCGACACTCCCGCAGTCGAGATTGGCGAGGATTCGAAGCAACTTGGCTACCAGACAACGACTGTGGAGCGCACTCACCAACTCACGCAATAG
- the CDR1 gene encoding Multidrug resistance protein (EggNog:ENOG503NTZE; COG:Q): MSFTGAGSFGNYDLTAQSTGAPLGRTTTNDQQREEVVTAGGSSPGRNENDVSRTRATSLTEVADSEAAIRNEKGNITDAADEDEEAIEEERRHSAVLALARKYTSQSHYGVEPGTNVFEAALQDENSPINPNGPNFNSKAWAKAVVSMMDGRGASFRTSGVAFQHLNVFGFGAPTDYQKDVANVWLELVGLARKLTGNKGRRIDILRDFDGVVEKGEMLVVLGPPGSGCSTFLKTIAGDYNGIYMDENSYFNYQGMTAKEMHTHHRGEAIYTAEVDTHFPQLSVGDTLTFAARARAPRQLPPGVSKNIFAQHLRDVVMAMFGISHTVNTRVGNEYIRGVSGGERKRVTIAEAALSGAPLQCWDNSTRGLDSANAIEFCKNLKMSSDLFQSTCCVSIYQAPQSAYDLFDKALVLYEGRQIFFGKASEARQYFERLGFDCPSRQTTPDFLTSMTSPLERVVRPGWEDKAPRTPDEFAAAWKKSPEYQALQAQIEAYKASHPINGPDAEAFRASKQAQQAKSQRVKSPFTLSYMQQIQLCLWRGWKRLTGDPSLSIGALVGNTIMALIISSIFYNLQPTTDSFYQRGALLFFACLMNAFSSALEILTLYSQRPIVEKHKAYALYHPSAEAIASMLCDLPYKIANTLVFNLTLYFMTNLRREAGAFFFFLLFSFFTVLVMSMIFRTIASSTRTLSQAMVPAAAIILALVIFTGFVIPIDYMPGWCRWINYIDPLAYSFESLMVNEFHGRNFTCTQFVPNLMIPGYGDISPANRACSAIGSIAGSSVVNGDDYINSAFRYYVSHKWRNFGILLAFIAFFTTTYMLAAETVSAAKSKGEVLLFRRGHKPASFKENKGDAESGGVAVAGPVAKAAAGYQSDKESGNIQGSTSVFHWNNVCYEVKVKKETRQILNNVDGWVKPGTLTALMGVSGAGKTTLLDCLADRTSMGVITGEMLVDGLPRDASFQRKTGYVQQQDLHLQTTTVREALNFSALLRQPAHVPREEKLAYVDEVIKLLEMEEYADAIIGVPGEGLNVEQRKRLTIGVELAAKPPLLLFVDEPTSGLDSQTSWAILDLLEKLTKSGQAILCTIHQPSAMLFQRFDRLLFLAKGGRTVYFGDIGENSKTMTSYFERNGGFPCPADANPAEWMLEVIGAAPGSVTNVDWHQAWRESPEYAAVQEELQRLKAQAKPSDALATDDGSYREFAAPFGEQLRSVTHRVFQQYWRTPTYIYSKAILCLIVSLFIGFVFFKAPNTIQGLQNQMFAIFNILTVFGQLVQQTMPHFVVQRSLYEVRERPSKVYSWKVFMLSQIIVELPWNTLMAALMFVTWYYPVGLDANAAAAGQTAERGALMFLLLVAFMLFTSTFTDFIIAGFETAEAGGNIANLLFSLCLIFCGVLATPETMPRFWIFMYRVSPFTYLVSAMLSTAVANSEVVCAANELQKFAPPSGQTCFEYLESYMEIAGGYLTNPNSTDMCSFCTIKDTNVFLAQVGANYDDRWRNFGILWAFIIFNIFAALGVYWLVRVPKKKLGAKAKKE, translated from the exons ATGTCCTTTACTGGGGCAGGTTCCTTCGGGAACTACGACCTCACGGCGCAGAGTACCGGAGCGCCACTTGGGCGAACGACGACAAACGACCAGcagcgggaggaggttgtgacTGCTGGGGGTTCTTCACCGGGACGGAATGAGAACGACGTGAGCAGGACGAGGGCTACGTCCCTGACTGAGGTGGCCGACAGTGAAGCCGCTATTCGCAATGAGAAGGGCAACATCACCGATGCcgccgacgaggatgaggaagccattgaggaggagcgccgCCACAGCGCCGTTCTTGCATTGGCGCGCAAGTACACTTCACAGTCGCATTACGGTGTCGAGCCCGGCACCAATGTCTTCGAAGCCGCCCTCCAAGATGAGAACTcgcccatcaaccccaatgGGCCCAATTTCAACAGCAAGGCATGGGCAAAGGCCGTCGTGAGCATGATGGACGGCCGGGGCGCCTCTTTCCGGACCAGCGGTGTTGCTTTCCAGCACCTGAAcgtcttcggcttcggcgcGCCCACCGATTATCAGAAGGATGTTGCCAACGTCTGGCTCGAGCTCGTTGGGCTCGCCCGCAAGCTGACCGGCAACAAGGGACGTCGCATTGACATTTTGCGCGATTTCGATGGTGTGGTCGAGAAGGGAGAGATGCTTGTTGTGCTTGGTCCCCCAGGTTCCGGCTGCAGTACCTTTCTCAAGACCATTGCCGGTGACTACAACGGCATCTACATGGATGAGAACTCGTACTTCAACTACCAAG GCATGACTGCCAAGGAGATGCATACGCACCATCGTGGTGAGGCCATCTACACGGCTGAGGTTGACACACATTTCCCCCAGCTTTCAGTTGGCGACACCCTCACTTTTGCTGCCCGCGCCCGCGCGCCCCGCCAACTTCCCCCAGGAGTCTCCAAGAACATATTTGCCCAGCATTTGAGGGATGTTGTGATGGCCATGTTCGGCATCAGCCACACAGTCAACACCCGTGTAGGTAACGAGTACATTCGCGGTGTGTCTGGTGGTGAGCGCAAGCGTGTCACCATTGCCGAGGCTGCCCTGTCTGGTGCCCCTCTTCAGTGCTGGGATAACAGCACAAGAGGTCTCGATAGCGCCAATGCCATCGAGTTCTGCAAGAACCTGAAAATGTCGAGCGACCTTTTCCAGAGCACTTGCTGCGTTTCCATCTACCAGGCTCCCCAGAGCGCATACGACCTTTTCGACAAGGCCCTCGTGCTTTACGAAGGACGTCAGATCTTCTTCGGAAAGGCCAGCGAGGCCCGTCAGTACTTCGAGAGACTCGGCTTCGATTGCCCTTCCCGCCAGACCACCCCCGATTTCTTGACTTCCATGACAAGTCCCCTGGAGCGTGTTGTGCGTCCTGGATGGGAGGACAAGGCTCCCCGCACACCCGATGAGTTCGCTGCCGCCTGGAAGAAGAGCCCCGAGTACCAGGCTCTGCAGGCCCAGATCGAAGCCTACAAGGCGTCGCATCCCATCAACGGTCCCGATGCTGAAGCTTTCCGTGCGTCCAAGCAGGCCCAGCAGGCCAAGAGTCAGCGTGTCAAGTCgcccttcaccctctcctacATGCAGCAGATTCAGCTGTGCCtctggagaggttggaagCGCCTGACCGGTGATCCTAGTCTGAGCATCGGTGCTCTGGTTGGAAACACCATCATGgctctcatcatctccagtATCTTCtacaacctccaacccacaACGGACAGCTTCTACCAGCGTGGCGCTTTGCTCTTCTTCGCTTGTCTTATGAACGCCTTCTCCAGTGCTCTCGAAATTCTCACTCTCTACTCGCAACGTCCCATTGTCGAAAAACACAAGGCGTACGCTCTTTACCACCCATCTGCTGAAGCCATCGCCTCGATGCTGTGCGATTTGCCATACAAGATTGCCAACACCCTCGTCTTCAACCTGACCTTGTACTTCATGACGAATCTGCGTCGGGAAGCGGgcgctttcttctttttcctgctGTTCTCGTTCTTCACTGTCCTGGTCATGTCCATGATCTTCCGGACAATTGCCAGCTCCACAAGAACGCTCTCGCAGGCCATGgttcccgccgccgccatcattCTCGCCTTGGTCATCTTCACTGGTTTCGTCATCCCCATTGATTACATGCCTGGATGGTGCCGCTGGATCAACTACATCGATCCCCTGGCCTATTCCTTCGAGTCTCTGATGGTCAACGAATTCCACGGTCGGAATTTCACTTGCACCCAGTTTGTGCCTAACCTCATGATTCCTGGTTATGGTGACATTAGCCCGGCCAACCGCGCTTGCTCCGCCATCGGTTCCATTGCTGGCTCATCTGTTGTCAATGGCGACGACTACATCAACTCGGCTTTCAGGTACTACGTATCTCATAAGTGGCGCAACTTTGGTATCTTGCTCGCCttcatcgccttcttcaccaccacctacatGCTTGCGGCTGAGACAGTCTCTGCTGCCAAGAGCAAGGGTGAGGTCTTGCTCTTCCGTCGCGGCCACAAGCCTGCGTCCttcaaggagaacaagggTGATGCCGAATCTGGCGGTGTCGCTGTTGCTGGACCTGTTGCTAAGGCGGCTGCTGGGTACCAGTCCGATAAGGAGAGTGGCAACATCCAGGGCTCGACTAGTGTTTTCCATTGGAACAACGTCTGCTAcgaggtcaaggtcaagaaggagacTCGCCAGATCCTGAACAATGTGGACGGATGGGTGAAGCCCGGTACTCTCACGGCTCTCATGGGTGTCTCCGGCGCTGGCAAGACCACTCTTCTCGACTGCTTGGCTGACCGAACCTCCATGGGTGTTATCACGGGAGAAATGCTTGTTGATGGCCTTCCCAGAGACGCTTCTTTCCAGCGCAAGACCGGCTACGTTCAGCAACAGgatcttcatcttcaaacTACCACCGTTCGCGAGGCCTTGAACTTTAGCGCTCTCCTTCGTCAACCCGCGCACGTCCCCCGAGAAGAGAAGCTCGCTTATGTTGATGAGGTTATCAAGCTTTTGGAAATGGAGGAATACGCTGACGCCATCATCGGTGTCCCTGGCGAAGGTCTCAACGTTGAACAGCGCAAGCGTCTTACTATCGGTGTCGAACTTGCTGCCAAGCCCCCTCTGCTCCTCTTCGTTGATGAGCCTACCTCCGGTCTCGACAGTCAAACATCTTGGGCCATTTTGGATcttctcgagaagctcaccAAGAGCGGACAAGCCATTCTCTGCACTATTCATCAGCCCTCGGCCATGCTCTTCCAGCGCTTCGACAGACTCTTGTTTCTGGCCAAGGGTGGCAGGACTGTGTACTTTGGCGATATCGGCGAAAACTCCAAGACCATGACTTCCTACTTTGAGCGCAATGGTGGTTTCCCTTGCCCTGCTGACGCCAACCCCGCTGAGTGGATGTTGGAGGTTATCGGTGCTGCCCCTGGAAGTGTTACCAATGTCGACTGGCACCAGGCCTGGCGCGAGAGTCCCGAGTATGCTGCCGTCCAGGAAGAGCTTCAGCGTCTCAAGGCCCAGGCCAAGCCCTCTGATGCCCTCGCCACCGACGATGGAAGTTATCGTGAGTTCGCTGCTCCCTTCGGCGAGCAACTCCGCAGTGTCACCCATCGTGTCTTCCAGCAATACTGGCGCACTCCCACCTACATTTATTCCAAGGCCATTCTCTGCCTCATCGTCTCGCTCTTCATCGGCTTCGTTTTTTTCAAAgctcccaacaccatccaggGTCTCCAGAACCAGATGTttgccatcttcaacatTCTCACCGTCTTCGGCCAGCTCGTACAGCAGACTATGCCTCACTTCGTCGTCCAACGCTCCTTGTATGAGGTCCGCGAGCGTCCCTCCAAAGTCTACAGCTGGAAGGTCTTTATGCTCTCGCAGATCATTGTTGAGCTCCCCTGGAACACCCTCATGGCCGCTCTGATGTTCGTCACCTGGTACTACCCCGTCGGGCTTGATGCAaacgctgccgccgccggccagACTGCCGAGCGTGGCGCTCTCATGTTCCTGCTCCTGGTCGCCTTCATGCTGttcacctccaccttcacTGATTTCATCATTGCTGGTTTTGAGACGGCCGAAGCAGGCGGCAACATCGCCAACTTGCTCTTCAGTTTGTGCTTGATCTTCTGCGGTGTCCTGGCTACCCCTGAAACCATGCCCAGGTTCTGGATCTTCATGTATCGCGTCAGTCCCTTCACGTACCTTGTCAGCGCCATGCTGTCCACCGCTGTCGCCAACTCCGAAGTCGTCTGCGCTGCCAATGAGTTGCAGAAGTTTGCGCCCCCCTCGGGTCAAACTTGCTTCGAGTACCTCGAATCCTACATGGAGATTGCCGGTGGTtatctcaccaaccccaacagcaccgaCATGTGCTCATTCTGCACCATCAAGGACACCAACGTGTTCCTTGCTCAGGTCGGCGCCAACTATGACGACAGATGGCGCAACTTTGG TATCCTCTGggccttcatcatcttcaacatcTTCGCTGCTCTCGGTGTATACTGGCTCGTTCGTGtacccaagaagaagctcggtgccaaggcgaagaaggagtAG
- a CDS encoding hypothetical protein (BUSCO:EOG09263DQH; EggNog:ENOG503NUW7; COG:M): MGASLGSGSSGAAVPSQHQAYDSKSNMLDEHLLTPAAINSIEVHGASNTRRSILDHIFKPLVEGPENLSSTLGESLERVGAATRRLSRFDIFKEDGFGAFISEANRPDAPPNRTELDIAINVKEKSRLVFTAGTDFGNAEGSAYTNGVFRNIFGGAETLSINASTGTRTRSAYNASFSTPLNANPDIRLALDALRSSTQKPWASHDEHLTGGSLKLSWLSDSKATHTVTYNGVWRQLTGLAPKASPTVRADAGDSVKSSIGHTYTLDRRDNPMLPQSGYLLKTTSELAGWGPLSGDVAFAKTELETSGAIPLSLPGSQVKSGVSIGGGVRVGLLYPLALGYNPAAPACPSRINDRFQLGGPADVRGFKLGGLGPHDGADSVGGDVFAAGSVNMMFPLPRLGADSPLRFQLFANGGRMVALQKRVATGENGRVLAMEPKKVFEGVASAVGQLGNGLPSVAAGFGLVYAHPMARFELNFSLPLVLRREEKGRKGLQVGVGISFL, encoded by the exons ATGGGAGCCTCTCTCGGCTCCGGCAGCAGCGGT GCCGCCGTTCCTTCACAACACCAGGCCTACGATAGCAAATCGAACATG CTCGATGAGCACCTTCTCACCCCTGCTGCTATCAACTCCATTGAAGTGCACGGCGCCTCAAATACACGCCGGTCTATTCTCGATCATATATTCAAGCCTCTTGTGGAGGGCCCCGAAAACTTATCCTCGACCCTCGGCGAGAGCTTGGAGCGTGTTGGTGCCGCTACCCGGCGGCTCTCCCGTTTTG ATATCTTCAAAGAGGACGGTTTCGGGGCATTCATTTCCGAGGCCAACCGGCCTGATGCTCCTCCCAACAGGACAGAGCTGGACATTGCCATTAACGTCAAGGAGAAATCCAGACTGGTATtcaccgccggcaccgaCTTTGGCAATGCAGAAGGCTCCGCTTACACCAATGGTGTATTCCGAAACAtctttggtggtgccgaGACTTTGTCCATCAACGCCAGTACCGGCACACGCACCAGATCAGCCTACAACGCCAGCTTCTCCACCCCATTAAACGCCAACCCAGACATACGGCTGGCCTTGGACGCTCTCCGCTCATCAACACAAAAGCCGTGGGCATCCCATGACGAACACCTCACAGGTGGCAGCCTTAAGCTCTCATGGTTGAGCGACAGCAAAGCTACCCACACCGTCACGTACAACGGGGTATGGAGACAGTTGACCGGCCTGGCCCCCAAGGCTTCCCCCACCGTTCGGGCCGACGCAGGTGACTCCGTCAAGTCCTCAATAGGCCACACATACACTCTCGACCGCCGAGACAACCCCATGCTCCCCCAAAGCGGCTATCTCCTCAAGACCACCTCCGAGCTCGCCGGCTGGGGACCCCTAAGCGGTGATGTGGCCTTTGCCAAAACCGAGCTCGAAACGTCCGGTGCTATCCCATTATCCCTCCCCGGCTCGCAGGTCAAATCAGGTGTTTCCATCGGCGGGGGTGTCCGTGTTGGTCTTCTCTACCCCCTAGCATTGGGCTACAACCCTGCCGCTCCAGCTTGTCCAAGCCGCATCAACGACCGGTTCCAACTTGGCGGCCCTGCTGACGTCCGCGGATTCAAGCTCGGCGGTCTCGGCCCCCATGACGGCGCTGATTCCGTCGGTGGTGACGTTTTCGCTGCTGGGAGCGTGAACATGAtgtttcctcttcctcgtctgGGTGCGGACTCGCCGTTGAGATTCCAGCTCTTTGCCAATGGTGGCCGAATGGTGGCGCTTCAAAAGAGGGTGGCCACAGGGGAAAATGGGCGGGTGTTGGCCATGGAGCCAAAGAAGGTGTTTGAAGGTGTGGCCTCTGCTGTTGGGCAGCTTGGGAACGGGCTGCCGAGTGTggctgctgggtttgggCTGGTGTATGCCCATCCTATGGCAAGATTTGAGCTCAACTTTAGCCTGCCGCTTGTGCtgaggagagaggagaaggggagaaaGGGACTgcaggttggtgttggaatCAGCTTTCTTTAA
- the UBC6 gene encoding Ubiquitin-conjugating enzyme E2 6 (COG:O; EggNog:ENOG503NVE0) — MASRAAHKRLTREYKSISENPPPYIQAHPSETNILEWHYVITGPEDTPYHGGQYWGTLIFPPNYPFAPPAIRMHTPSGRFQPSSRLCLSISDFHPRSFNPAWEVSTILIGLLSFMTSEEMTTGSVSATEAERRMYAARSRWWNSTGGGSHLKRDSKAGKGNIKAGDGGLKFKSEWPEIDAENWAWMRENKIDTATGMKMVEANPASCGPQLGIATGSGHQAHAVVDAVIQQREAGQGWLRNNKMLVVGGIIFIYVLIARLLGEGTP, encoded by the exons ATGGCCAGTCGTGCAGCGCACAAGCGC TTGACGCGCGAATACAAGAGCATCTCTGAAAACCCACCTCCGTACATCCAAGCCCACCCCTCGGAAACCAATATCCTGGA GTGGCACTATGTTATCACCGGTCCTGAGGACACCCCCTACCATGGCGGCCAGTACTGGGGAACCCTGATTTTCCCTCCCAACTACCCCTTTGCCCCACCAGCGATCCGTATGCACACCCCCTCCGGCCGGTTCCAACCGTCAAGCCGTCTCTGTCTTTCCATCTCGGATTTCCACCCACGATCATTCAATCCGGCCTGGGAGGTATCGACCATTCTGATCGGCCTGCTTTCGTTCATGACATCGGAGGAGATGACCACTGGGTCGGTGTCGGCTACCGAGGCCGAGAGGAGGATGTATGCCGCGCGATCTCGGTGGTGGAACTCGACAGGGGGCGGCTCGCACTTGAAAAGAGACAGCAAGGCTGGTAAAGGCAACATCAAGGCCGGGGATGGCGGTCTCAAGTTCAAGTCGGAATGGCCAGAAATTGACGCTGAAAACTGGGCGTGGATGCGAGAAAACAAGATTGATACGGCTAcggggatgaagatggttgaGGCGAACCCTGCTTCTTGTGGGCCCCAGCTCGGTATTGCTACCGGGAGCGGCCACCAAGCCcatgcggtggtggatgctgTCATTCAGCAACGAGAAGCAGGGCAAGGTTGGCTtcgcaacaacaagatgttggtggttggaggcATCATCTTTATTTATGTTCTGATTGCACGGCTACTAGGTGAGGGCACTCCATGA